The proteins below come from a single Sander vitreus isolate 19-12246 chromosome 15, sanVit1, whole genome shotgun sequence genomic window:
- the LOC144530730 gene encoding uncharacterized protein LOC144530730, whose amino-acid sequence MAEPGRTVRVSGLPTDIEDDRLKDKLVIHFLRARNGGGEINSITIVKATPVSALITFEDSGVVQRVIQHSQHILQVDEKRYKVIVTEHRESLDPDKVILSLSATVDHSQLPGGIMALTRLHKSHPDIQINYDATEELCTLHGAYSKVQVALAQLFDHPGGPQSAENKESGQPSTSGSRSVQIAQKPRTLESEDQSRKPNKQRNPREKVHIGRPSDENNSSSHRDLAPYGYGWEDTGQTDGAALQLPGHSTTPEEDLTLIVDADMFQYLQKHCRKEYQQILSQYGVDVVDMTNQGLTTLFLQVATGMGEGGRDQEGLKLARKAISRLYQENETKIRRDQLSKSILSLGGGLQRAIENLSVRFPKLLLNEDDRNIYIIGSSSDVSEAKQFLLLDPSKVRGKTEDVASLLARYPPYDSGLSTHADGESVPLTMSSTVDSLDDRIDQLLGRSEEDERRTEGARKYKLAARFKDLGLNALGSRPTDFTLRGLSSPSRQTRLGPMLGRDVLSETAGIADESVSRALSQNTGGDILFKSGDALPSFASMQNKSSSNSHLIDTQPKSLTSPLSTAQSNLSGSSPLPPAGSGSTLKRASSFSGTPLQKAQVMSQKSQDDSVKSTVGGRARSSSFSNQTGRDKRDVYNAEITVSLVMWKHIKEAFSTRVDDLTSDVQMKERRSEGSGDVTVTFRGANSSKVNSCWLGLQKLVDSVSVDFSVQELRLSELGINDTADETLQACCAEVRSRFRKLTMQFLKKSLYLLGPRELCSQVDASLREVFSRDSAQIPEQQDFSDPSTSQWNQSTFLQMNEDQSTTLHCSSNPRLMLESQTSKADGIDSYQERITNQRSDFCETELVNGSVSQPLVRKDPVIKEKVKIGGTVEMDGQKTEAFVSSKAGNDKSARIVNDVGSTTTTTTTTTPTDKDMALHKKERTVHSTQKGSMQQRQTEIQDPPEESRSGLVGLGCICVCGGSEMLMKTKCGATMCSKCLDTVHVHCRVCHEKELTARGIQGKMSYSKLHITVPGHKKDSAIKITYCIPDGIQGEDHPSPGEPFQGGVFEAFLPDCEKTRKLVPRLEKAFKQGLTFTVMGKNTGANVTWDCIPHKTTLHGGKSGNGYPDSTYLTRLSEVLTSKGIEELPVKS is encoded by the exons ATGGCAGAGCCGGGCAGGACTGTGAGGGTAAGTGGTCTGCCCACAGACATTGAGGATGACAGGCTGAAAGACAAGCTAGTTATCCACTTCTTGAGAGCCAGGAATGGAGGAGGGGAAATAAACTCCATCACCATTGTCAAGGCAACGCCCGTCTCTGCCCTCATCACCTTCGAGGACAGTGGAG TGGTACAGAGAGTTATTCAACACAGCCAGCACATTCTGCAAGTGGATGAGAAAAGGTATAAAGTCATTGTAACTGAGCACCGTGAAAGCCTGGACCCAGACAAG GTCATTTTAAGTTTATCAGCAACTGTCGACCACAGCCAGCTTCCTGGGGGAATAATGGCACTGACGAGGCTCCATAAGAGCCACCCTGATATCCAGATAAACTACGATGCTACTGAGGAATTGTGCACATTGCATGGGGCCTATTCCAAAGTCCAGGTGGCTTTGGCACAATTATTTGACCATCCTGGAGGTCCACAATCAGCAGAAAACAAAGAATCAGGTCAACCTTCCACCAGTGGCTCCAGGTCCGTTCAGATAGCACAGAAGCCTCGTACTCTGGAGTCTGAGGATCAGAGCAGGAAACCTAATAAGCAAAGAAATCCACGAGAGAAAGTTCACATTGGCAGACCTTCTGATGAGAACAACTCCAGCTCACATAGAGACCTGGCACCTTATGGTTATGGCTGGGAAGATACTGGCCAGACAGACGGTGCAGCTCTGCAGCTTCCTGGGCATTCTACCACGCCAGAGGAGGACCTCACACTAATTGTGGATGCAGACATGTTCCAGTATCTGCAGAAACACTGCCGGAAGGAATACCAGCAAATCCTTAGTCAGTATGGTGTTGATGTGGTGGATATGACAAATCAGGGGTTGACTACTCTGTTTTTGCAGGTTGCGACAGGAATGGGGGAGGGTGGTCGAGATCAAGAGGGCCTGAAGTTAGCAAGAAAGGCAATAAGTAGGCTTTACCAAGAAAATGAGACCAAGATCCGTCGAGACCAGCTCTCTAAGAGTATCCTGTCCCTCGGGGGCGGACTGCAAAGGGCGATAGAGAACTTAAGTGTCAGATTTCCTAAGCTTCTTCTGAATGAAGATGATCGAAATATTTAcattattgggagcagtagtgACGTGTCTGAGGCCAAGCAGTTTCTTCTCCTGGACCCCAGCAAAGTGAGGGGTAAAACAGAGGATGTAGCCAGTCTTCTAGCCCGATATCCTCCATACGATTCAGGTTTATCAACTCATGCTGATGGCGAGAGTGTCCCCCTCACCATGTCCTCCACTGTAGATTCTCTGGATGACAGGATAGATCAGCTGCTGGGCAGGTCAGAGGAAGATGAGAGGAGAACTGAAGGAGCCAGAAAGTATAAACTAGCTGCTCGGTTTAAGGATTTAGGGCTTAATGCGTTAGGCAGTCGACCAACTGACTTCACCTTACGAGGGCTCTCATCTCCCAGTAGACAAACACGCCTTGGGCCAATGTTAGGGCGTGATGTATTGTCAGAAACAGCAGGGATTGCTGATGAAAGCGTCTCCAGAGCATTATCCCAAAACACTGGAGGGGACATATTGTTTAAGAGTGGAGATGCTTTGCCTTCATTTGCTTCTATGCAAAATAAAAGCTCCTCCAACTCACATTTAATTGATACTCAACCCAAGAGTTTAACATCCCCCCTTAGCACAGCTCAGTCCAATTTGTCTGGAAGTAGCCCACTTCCACCTGCTGGGTCTGGATCTACCTTGAAGCGAGCTAGTAGTTTCTCAGGAACGCCTCTGCAGAAGGCCCAAGTTATGAGTCAGAAGAGTCAAGACGACTCCGTCAAGTCCACAGTCGGAGGCAGGGCCAGGTCCTCTAGCTTCAGTAACCAAACAGGGAGGGACAAGCGGGACGTCTATAATGCAGAGATTACAGTTTCCCTTGTGATGTGGAAGCACATAAAAGAAGCCTTCAGCACCCGAGTGGACGACCTGACTTCTGACGTCCAGATGAAAGAGAGACGCTCTGAGGGTAGTGGTGATGTGACTGTCACCTTCAGAGGGGCAAACTCATCCAAAGTGAATTCATGTTGGCTAGGTTTACAGAAGCTGGTTGATTCAGTTAGTGTAGACTTCTCTGTGCAGGAGCTGCGCTTGTCGGAGCTGGGTATTAATGACACAGCAGATGAAACTTTACAGGCTTGTTGTGCTGAGGTACGTAGCCGGTTCAGGAAGCTTACCATGCAATTTTTAAAGAAGAGCCTATATCTTCTCGGTCCAAGGGAATTGTGTTCTCAGGTAGATGCTTCACTGCGGGAAGTATTTTCTAGAGATTCAGCCCAAATACCTGAACAACAGGATTTCTCTGACCCTTCTACCTCACAATGGAATCaatccacatttttacaaatgaaTGAGGACCAGAGTACTACTCTGCACTGTTCCAGTAATCCTAGGTTGATGCTAGAGAGCCAAACAAGCAAAGCTGATGGGATTGATAGTTATCAGGAAAGGATAACAAACCAGAGAAGTGACTTTTGTGAGACAGAGCTTGTGAATGGATCTGTTAGCCAACCGTTAGTGAGGAAAGACCCTGTCATTAAAGAGAAGGTGAAAATCGGAGGTACAGTGGAGATGGATGGACAGAAGACTGAGGCATTTGTCAGCTCTAAAGCAGGAAATGATAAGAGTGCAAGAATTGTGAATGATGTCgggtcaacaacaacaacaacaacaacaacaacccctACTGATAAAGACATGGCCCTTCATAAGAAAGAGAGAACTGTACATTCTACCCAAAAGGGCAGTATGCAGCAAAGACAAACAGAGATCCAAGACCCACCGGAGGAATCAAGATCAGGTCTGGTAGGCCTTgggtgcatctgtgtgtgtggggggagtgaGATGTTGATGAAAACTAAGTGTGGGGCTACCATGTGCTCAAAGTGCCTGGACACTGTACATGTCCACTGCAGAGTTTGTCATGAGAAAGAGCTGACGGCACGGGGCATCCAGGGCAAAATGAGCTACTCTAAACTACACATCACCGTACCAGGTCACAAAAAAGACTCGGCGATCAAGATCACTTACTGCATTCCTGATGGTATCCAAGGG GAGGATCACCCTTCTCCAGGCGAGCCATTCCAAGGAGGGGTGTTTGAAGCCTTTCTTCCAGACTGCGAGAAGACAAGGAAGCTGGTGCCCAGACTGGAAAAAGCATTCAAGCAGGGACTCACCTTCACAGTGATGGGCAAAAACACAGGGGCCAATGTCACCTGGGACTGCATCCCACACAAGACCACCCTACATGGAGGCAAATCAGG gAACGGTTACCCAGATTCCACTTACTTGACTCGCTTGTCTGAGGTCTTGACCTCCAAGGGGATCGAGGAGCTACCAGTCAAGTCGTAA